From one Musa acuminata AAA Group cultivar baxijiao chromosome BXJ2-6, Cavendish_Baxijiao_AAA, whole genome shotgun sequence genomic stretch:
- the LOC103987019 gene encoding protein argonaute PNH1 isoform X1, translating to MLADVERRGACFCPSPSPYTAPMPSRQMTSALKGEKHIVSKKPLHNSVNQQNLDNGCQPQEVKSMGRRRGRARGKAAGRQVKLEAEAGLEKVAPPVSSKGIVFCRRPGFGQEGTRCIVKANHFLAELPDKDLNQYDVTIIPEVSCRSMNRAIIAELVRLYRETELGTRLPAYDGRKSLYTAGSLPFNSKEFIIRLVEDDDGMGVTREKEYRVGIKFVARADLHHLRQFIAGQQTDAPREALQVLDIVLRELSNQRYISVGRCFYSPDIRKPQRLGDGLQSWCGFYQSIRPTQMGLSLNIDLSSTAFIDPLPVIEFVAQVLGKDVLSRPLSDADRIKIKKALRGVKVEVTHRGNVRRKYRVSGLTSQPTHELIFPIDDQMNMKSVVEYFKEMYGFTIQYAHLPCLQVGNQKKANYLPMEVRLVKHNKFLNQVISDLILCYVQACKIVEGQRYTKRLNEKQITSLLKVTCQRPRDQEIDILQTVRQNAYGHDPYAKEFGINISEKLTSVEARVLPAPWLKYNDTGKEKECLPQVGQWNMMNKKVINGCTVNYWACINFSRSVQENTARSFCQELAQMCQVSGMEFDHEPVIPIYSARPDQVEKALRHVYNAATNKLKGKELELLIAILPDNNGSLYGDLKRICETDLGLISQCCLTKHVFKISKQYLANVSLKINVKMGGRNTVLLDAISWRIPLVSDIPTIIFGADVTHPETGEDSSPSIAAVVASQDWPEVTKYAGLVCAQAHRQELIQDLFKTWHDPQRGTVTGGMIRELLISFRKATGQKPLRIIFYRDGVSEGQFYQVLLYELDAIRKACASLEPNYQPPVTFVVVQKRHHTRLFANNHKDRSSTDKSGNILPGTVVDTKICHPAEFDFYLCSHAGIQGTSRPAHYHVLWDENNFTADEMQTLTNNLCYTYARCTRSVSIVPPAYYAHLAAFRARFYMDPEVSENASRSMHQTDGSSVKPLPALKDKVKRVMFYC from the exons ATGTTAGCTGATGTAGAGAGACGAGGTGCTTGCTTCTGTCCTTCGCCGTCGCCGTACACCGCCCCGATGCCCAGCCGGCAGATGACGAGTGCACTCAAGGGCGAGAAGCACATTGTCTCGAAGAAGCCTCTGCACAACAGCGTGAACCAGCAGAATCTCGACAACGGATGCCAGCCACAGGAAGTGAAGAGCATGGGCCGCCGTCGGGGGAGAGCGAGAGGCAAGGCCGCGGGGCGGCAGGTGAAGTTGGAAGCGGAAGCCGGACTCGAAAAAGTTGCTCCTCCTGTGTCAAGCAAGGGCATTGTTTTCTGCCGGCGGCCAGGATTTGGACAGGAAGGCACCAGGTGCATTGTTAAGGCCAATCATTTCCTTGCCGAGTTGCCTGATAAGGATTTAAATCAATATGAT GTGACAATTATACCGGAAGTAAGTTGTAGGAGTATGAACAGGGCTATTATTGCAGAATTGGTGAGACTGTATAGGGAGACCGAGTTGGGAACGAGGCTTCCGGCTTATGATGGAAGGAAGAGTCTTTATACAGCAGGGAGTTTGCCCTTTAACTCGAAGGAGTTCATCATAAGGCTCGTGGAGGATGATGATGGAATGGGGGTTACTAG AGAAAAGGAGTACAGAGTTGGGATCAAGTTTGTAGCCCGTGCCGACCTTCACCATTTGCGCCAGTTTATAGCTGGACAGCAGACTGATGCTCCCCGGGAAGCCCTTCAGGTTCTTGATATTGTTCTGAGGGAATTATCAAATCAAAG GTACATATCCGTCGGAAGATGCTTTTATTCTCCAGATATCAGAAAACCACAACGGCTGGGTGATGGCTTGCAGTCATGGTGTGGATTCTACCAGAGTATCAGACCAACCCAGATGGGCCTCTCACTCAATATCG ATCTGTCATCCACTGCTTTCATCGATCCTCTTCCTGTGATTGAGTTTGTAGCTCAGGTCCTAGGCAAAGATGTATTGTCTAGACCATTATCAGATGCTGATCGTATAAAG ATCAAGAAGGCCTTGAGAGGTGTCAAAGTTGAGGTCACACACAGGGGAAATGTGCGGAGGAAATATCGAGTTTCAGGCCTAACGTCACAACCTACACATGAACTGAT CTTCCCAATTGATGATCAGATGAATATGAAATCCGTGGTCGAATACTTCAAAGAGATGTATGGGTTTACAATTCAGTATGCTCATCTTCCTTGCCTTCAGGTAGGAAATCAGAAGAAGGCAAATTATCTTCCAATGGAGGTGAGATTGGTCAAGCATAACAAATTTCTTAATCAAGTTATTTCAGATCTGATTTTATGTTACGTACAGGCTTGCAAGATAGTTGAGGGACAGAGATATACAAAGAGGCTGAATGAGAAGCAAATTACTTCCTTGCTAAAAGTTACATGCCAGAGACCCAGAGATCAAGAAATTGATATTTTGCAG ACAGTTCGTCAAAATGCTTATGGGCATGATCCCTATGCAAAGGAGTTTGGAATCAACATCAGTGAGAAGCTAACCTCAGTGGAAGCTCGAGTACTTCCTGCTCCATGG CTCAAGTATAATGACACTGGGAAGGAAAAAGAGTGCCTGCCTCAAGTTGGTCAGTGGAATATGATGAATAAG AAAGTGATCAATGGATGCACAGTAAATTACTGGGCCTGCATTAACTTTTCTCGGAGTGTTCAGGAAAATACTGCTCGTAGTTTTTGTCAGGAGCTAGCACAGATGTGCCAAGTATCTGGCATG GAATTTGACCATGAACCAGTTATCCCAATATATTCTGCAAGGCCAGACCAAGTGGAGAAGGCCTTAAGGCATGTATATAATGCAGCAACCAACAAACTGAAGGGAAAAGAGCTAGAGCTTCTTATAGCCATCCTCCCTGATAATAATGGTTCTTTATACG GTGATCTTAAACGAATATGTGAAACTGATTTGGGGTTGATCTCCCAGTGCTGCCTCACAAAGCATGTATTTAAGATCAGCAAACAATACCTTGCAAATGTCTCACTCAAAATAAATGTCAAG ATGGGAGGAAGAAACACTGTGCTATTAGATGCCATAAGTTGGAGAATTCCTTTGGTCAGTGATATACCAACTATCATTTTTGGAGCAGATGTAACACATCCTGAGACTGGAGAAGATTCTAGTCCATCTATTGCTGCT GTTGTTGCCTCTCAGGACTGGCCCGAAGTTACAAAGTATGCTGGACTGGTCTGTGCTCAAGCACATCGACAAGAACTCATTCAGGATCTTTTCAAGACATGGCATGATCCTCAACGGGGTACAGTCACAGGAGGCATGATCAG ggaactactgataTCTTTCCGGAAGGCAACAGGACAAAAGCCATTGAGGATAATCTTCTATAG GGATGGTGTTAGTGAAGGGCAGTTCTATCAAGTCTTGCTATATGAACTAGATGCTATTCGCAAG GCATGCGCATCCTTAGAACCAAATTACCAGCCTCCTGTGACATTTGTGGTGGTGCAAAAACGCCATCATACGAGATTATTTGCAAACAATCACAAAGACAGAAGTAGCACAGACAAGAGTGGAAATATCCTACCCG GAACTGTGGTTGATACTAAGATATGTCATCCTGCTGAGTTTGACTTCTACCTATGCAGTCATGCAGGAATACAG GGTACTAGTCGACCAGCCCACTACCATGTTCTATGGGATGAGAACAATTTTACGGCAGATGAAATGCAGACGCTGACAAACAATCTCTGTTACAC ATATGCTCGGTGCACCCGGTCTGTTTCTATTG TGCCACCTGCATATTATGCTCATCTAGCTGCCTTCCGAGCTCGGTTCTACATGGATCCAGAGGTATCCGAGAATGCATCACGCAGCATGCACCAGACAGATGGATCCTCTGTGAAGCCCCTGCCTGCCCTTAAAGACAAGGTGAAGAGGGTGATGTTCTACTGCTAG
- the LOC103987019 gene encoding protein argonaute PNH1 isoform X3 — protein MLADVERRGACFCPSPSPYTAPMPSRQMTSALKGEKHIVSKKPLHNSVNQQNLDNGCQPQEVKSMGRRRGRARGKAAGRQVKLEAEAGLEKVAPPVSSKGIVFCRRPGFGQEGTRCIVKANHFLAELPDKDLNQYDVTIIPEVSCRSMNRAIIAELVRLYRETELGTRLPAYDGRKSLYTAGSLPFNSKEFIIRLVEDDDGMGVTREKEYRVGIKFVARADLHHLRQFIAGQQTDAPREALQVLDIVLRELSNQRYISVGRCFYSPDIRKPQRLGDGLQSWCGFYQSIRPTQMGLSLNIDLSSTAFIDPLPVIEFVAQVLGKDVLSRPLSDADRIKIKKALRGVKVEVTHRGNVRRKYRVSGLTSQPTHELIFPIDDQMNMKSVVEYFKEMYGFTIQYAHLPCLQVGNQKKANYLPMEACKIVEGQRYTKRLNEKQITSLLKVTCQRPRDQEIDILQTVRQNAYGHDPYAKEFGINISEKLTSVEARVLPAPWLKYNDTGKEKECLPQVGQWNMMNKKVINGCTVNYWACINFSRSVQENTARSFCQELAQMCQVSGMEFDHEPVIPIYSARPDQVEKALRHVYNAATNKLKGKELELLIAILPDNNGSLYGDLKRICETDLGLISQCCLTKHVFKISKQYLANVSLKINVKMGGRNTVLLDAISWRIPLVSDIPTIIFGADVTHPETGEDSSPSIAAVVASQDWPEVTKYAGLVCAQAHRQELIQDLFKTWHDPQRGTVTGGMIRELLISFRKATGQKPLRIIFYRDGVSEGQFYQVLLYELDAIRKACASLEPNYQPPVTFVVVQKRHHTRLFANNHKDRSSTDKSGNILPGTVVDTKICHPAEFDFYLCSHAGIQGTSRPAHYHVLWDENNFTADEMQTLTNNLCYTYARCTRSVSIVPPAYYAHLAAFRARFYMDPEVSENASRSMHQTDGSSVKPLPALKDKVKRVMFYC, from the exons ATGTTAGCTGATGTAGAGAGACGAGGTGCTTGCTTCTGTCCTTCGCCGTCGCCGTACACCGCCCCGATGCCCAGCCGGCAGATGACGAGTGCACTCAAGGGCGAGAAGCACATTGTCTCGAAGAAGCCTCTGCACAACAGCGTGAACCAGCAGAATCTCGACAACGGATGCCAGCCACAGGAAGTGAAGAGCATGGGCCGCCGTCGGGGGAGAGCGAGAGGCAAGGCCGCGGGGCGGCAGGTGAAGTTGGAAGCGGAAGCCGGACTCGAAAAAGTTGCTCCTCCTGTGTCAAGCAAGGGCATTGTTTTCTGCCGGCGGCCAGGATTTGGACAGGAAGGCACCAGGTGCATTGTTAAGGCCAATCATTTCCTTGCCGAGTTGCCTGATAAGGATTTAAATCAATATGAT GTGACAATTATACCGGAAGTAAGTTGTAGGAGTATGAACAGGGCTATTATTGCAGAATTGGTGAGACTGTATAGGGAGACCGAGTTGGGAACGAGGCTTCCGGCTTATGATGGAAGGAAGAGTCTTTATACAGCAGGGAGTTTGCCCTTTAACTCGAAGGAGTTCATCATAAGGCTCGTGGAGGATGATGATGGAATGGGGGTTACTAG AGAAAAGGAGTACAGAGTTGGGATCAAGTTTGTAGCCCGTGCCGACCTTCACCATTTGCGCCAGTTTATAGCTGGACAGCAGACTGATGCTCCCCGGGAAGCCCTTCAGGTTCTTGATATTGTTCTGAGGGAATTATCAAATCAAAG GTACATATCCGTCGGAAGATGCTTTTATTCTCCAGATATCAGAAAACCACAACGGCTGGGTGATGGCTTGCAGTCATGGTGTGGATTCTACCAGAGTATCAGACCAACCCAGATGGGCCTCTCACTCAATATCG ATCTGTCATCCACTGCTTTCATCGATCCTCTTCCTGTGATTGAGTTTGTAGCTCAGGTCCTAGGCAAAGATGTATTGTCTAGACCATTATCAGATGCTGATCGTATAAAG ATCAAGAAGGCCTTGAGAGGTGTCAAAGTTGAGGTCACACACAGGGGAAATGTGCGGAGGAAATATCGAGTTTCAGGCCTAACGTCACAACCTACACATGAACTGAT CTTCCCAATTGATGATCAGATGAATATGAAATCCGTGGTCGAATACTTCAAAGAGATGTATGGGTTTACAATTCAGTATGCTCATCTTCCTTGCCTTCAGGTAGGAAATCAGAAGAAGGCAAATTATCTTCCAATGGAG GCTTGCAAGATAGTTGAGGGACAGAGATATACAAAGAGGCTGAATGAGAAGCAAATTACTTCCTTGCTAAAAGTTACATGCCAGAGACCCAGAGATCAAGAAATTGATATTTTGCAG ACAGTTCGTCAAAATGCTTATGGGCATGATCCCTATGCAAAGGAGTTTGGAATCAACATCAGTGAGAAGCTAACCTCAGTGGAAGCTCGAGTACTTCCTGCTCCATGG CTCAAGTATAATGACACTGGGAAGGAAAAAGAGTGCCTGCCTCAAGTTGGTCAGTGGAATATGATGAATAAG AAAGTGATCAATGGATGCACAGTAAATTACTGGGCCTGCATTAACTTTTCTCGGAGTGTTCAGGAAAATACTGCTCGTAGTTTTTGTCAGGAGCTAGCACAGATGTGCCAAGTATCTGGCATG GAATTTGACCATGAACCAGTTATCCCAATATATTCTGCAAGGCCAGACCAAGTGGAGAAGGCCTTAAGGCATGTATATAATGCAGCAACCAACAAACTGAAGGGAAAAGAGCTAGAGCTTCTTATAGCCATCCTCCCTGATAATAATGGTTCTTTATACG GTGATCTTAAACGAATATGTGAAACTGATTTGGGGTTGATCTCCCAGTGCTGCCTCACAAAGCATGTATTTAAGATCAGCAAACAATACCTTGCAAATGTCTCACTCAAAATAAATGTCAAG ATGGGAGGAAGAAACACTGTGCTATTAGATGCCATAAGTTGGAGAATTCCTTTGGTCAGTGATATACCAACTATCATTTTTGGAGCAGATGTAACACATCCTGAGACTGGAGAAGATTCTAGTCCATCTATTGCTGCT GTTGTTGCCTCTCAGGACTGGCCCGAAGTTACAAAGTATGCTGGACTGGTCTGTGCTCAAGCACATCGACAAGAACTCATTCAGGATCTTTTCAAGACATGGCATGATCCTCAACGGGGTACAGTCACAGGAGGCATGATCAG ggaactactgataTCTTTCCGGAAGGCAACAGGACAAAAGCCATTGAGGATAATCTTCTATAG GGATGGTGTTAGTGAAGGGCAGTTCTATCAAGTCTTGCTATATGAACTAGATGCTATTCGCAAG GCATGCGCATCCTTAGAACCAAATTACCAGCCTCCTGTGACATTTGTGGTGGTGCAAAAACGCCATCATACGAGATTATTTGCAAACAATCACAAAGACAGAAGTAGCACAGACAAGAGTGGAAATATCCTACCCG GAACTGTGGTTGATACTAAGATATGTCATCCTGCTGAGTTTGACTTCTACCTATGCAGTCATGCAGGAATACAG GGTACTAGTCGACCAGCCCACTACCATGTTCTATGGGATGAGAACAATTTTACGGCAGATGAAATGCAGACGCTGACAAACAATCTCTGTTACAC ATATGCTCGGTGCACCCGGTCTGTTTCTATTG TGCCACCTGCATATTATGCTCATCTAGCTGCCTTCCGAGCTCGGTTCTACATGGATCCAGAGGTATCCGAGAATGCATCACGCAGCATGCACCAGACAGATGGATCCTCTGTGAAGCCCCTGCCTGCCCTTAAAGACAAGGTGAAGAGGGTGATGTTCTACTGCTAG
- the LOC103987019 gene encoding protein argonaute PNH1 isoform X2, which produces MLADVERRGACFCPSPSPYTAPMPSRQMTSALKGEKHIVSKKPLHNSVNQQNLDNGCQPQEVKSMGRRRGRARGKAAGRQVKLEAEAGLEKVAPPVSSKGIVFCRRPGFGQEGTRCIVKANHFLAELPDKDLNQYDVTIIPEVSCRSMNRAIIAELVRLYRETELGTRLPAYDGRKSLYTAGSLPFNSKEFIIRLVEDDDGMGVTREKEYRVGIKFVARADLHHLRQFIAGQQTDAPREALQVLDIVLRELSNQRYISVGRCFYSPDIRKPQRLGDGLQSWCGFYQSIRPTQMGLSLNIDLSSTAFIDPLPVIEFVAQVLGKDVLSRPLSDADRIKIKKALRGVKVEVTHRGNVRRKYRVSGLTSQPTHELIFPIDDQMNMKSVVEYFKEMYGFTIQYAHLPCLQVGNQKKANYLPMEACKIVEGQRYTKRLNEKQITSLLKVTCQRPRDQEIDILQTVRQNAYGHDPYAKEFGINISEKLTSVEARVLPAPWLKYNDTGKEKECLPQVGQWNMMNKKVINGCTVNYWACINFSRSVQENTARSFCQELAQMCQVSGMEFDHEPVIPIYSARPDQVEKALRHVYNAATNKLKGKELELLIAILPDNNGSLYGDLKRICETDLGLISQCCLTKHVFKISKQYLANVSLKINVKLLSFQLVQMGGRNTVLLDAISWRIPLVSDIPTIIFGADVTHPETGEDSSPSIAAVVASQDWPEVTKYAGLVCAQAHRQELIQDLFKTWHDPQRGTVTGGMIRELLISFRKATGQKPLRIIFYRDGVSEGQFYQVLLYELDAIRKACASLEPNYQPPVTFVVVQKRHHTRLFANNHKDRSSTDKSGNILPGTVVDTKICHPAEFDFYLCSHAGIQGTSRPAHYHVLWDENNFTADEMQTLTNNLCYTYARCTRSVSIVPPAYYAHLAAFRARFYMDPEVSENASRSMHQTDGSSVKPLPALKDKVKRVMFYC; this is translated from the exons ATGTTAGCTGATGTAGAGAGACGAGGTGCTTGCTTCTGTCCTTCGCCGTCGCCGTACACCGCCCCGATGCCCAGCCGGCAGATGACGAGTGCACTCAAGGGCGAGAAGCACATTGTCTCGAAGAAGCCTCTGCACAACAGCGTGAACCAGCAGAATCTCGACAACGGATGCCAGCCACAGGAAGTGAAGAGCATGGGCCGCCGTCGGGGGAGAGCGAGAGGCAAGGCCGCGGGGCGGCAGGTGAAGTTGGAAGCGGAAGCCGGACTCGAAAAAGTTGCTCCTCCTGTGTCAAGCAAGGGCATTGTTTTCTGCCGGCGGCCAGGATTTGGACAGGAAGGCACCAGGTGCATTGTTAAGGCCAATCATTTCCTTGCCGAGTTGCCTGATAAGGATTTAAATCAATATGAT GTGACAATTATACCGGAAGTAAGTTGTAGGAGTATGAACAGGGCTATTATTGCAGAATTGGTGAGACTGTATAGGGAGACCGAGTTGGGAACGAGGCTTCCGGCTTATGATGGAAGGAAGAGTCTTTATACAGCAGGGAGTTTGCCCTTTAACTCGAAGGAGTTCATCATAAGGCTCGTGGAGGATGATGATGGAATGGGGGTTACTAG AGAAAAGGAGTACAGAGTTGGGATCAAGTTTGTAGCCCGTGCCGACCTTCACCATTTGCGCCAGTTTATAGCTGGACAGCAGACTGATGCTCCCCGGGAAGCCCTTCAGGTTCTTGATATTGTTCTGAGGGAATTATCAAATCAAAG GTACATATCCGTCGGAAGATGCTTTTATTCTCCAGATATCAGAAAACCACAACGGCTGGGTGATGGCTTGCAGTCATGGTGTGGATTCTACCAGAGTATCAGACCAACCCAGATGGGCCTCTCACTCAATATCG ATCTGTCATCCACTGCTTTCATCGATCCTCTTCCTGTGATTGAGTTTGTAGCTCAGGTCCTAGGCAAAGATGTATTGTCTAGACCATTATCAGATGCTGATCGTATAAAG ATCAAGAAGGCCTTGAGAGGTGTCAAAGTTGAGGTCACACACAGGGGAAATGTGCGGAGGAAATATCGAGTTTCAGGCCTAACGTCACAACCTACACATGAACTGAT CTTCCCAATTGATGATCAGATGAATATGAAATCCGTGGTCGAATACTTCAAAGAGATGTATGGGTTTACAATTCAGTATGCTCATCTTCCTTGCCTTCAGGTAGGAAATCAGAAGAAGGCAAATTATCTTCCAATGGAG GCTTGCAAGATAGTTGAGGGACAGAGATATACAAAGAGGCTGAATGAGAAGCAAATTACTTCCTTGCTAAAAGTTACATGCCAGAGACCCAGAGATCAAGAAATTGATATTTTGCAG ACAGTTCGTCAAAATGCTTATGGGCATGATCCCTATGCAAAGGAGTTTGGAATCAACATCAGTGAGAAGCTAACCTCAGTGGAAGCTCGAGTACTTCCTGCTCCATGG CTCAAGTATAATGACACTGGGAAGGAAAAAGAGTGCCTGCCTCAAGTTGGTCAGTGGAATATGATGAATAAG AAAGTGATCAATGGATGCACAGTAAATTACTGGGCCTGCATTAACTTTTCTCGGAGTGTTCAGGAAAATACTGCTCGTAGTTTTTGTCAGGAGCTAGCACAGATGTGCCAAGTATCTGGCATG GAATTTGACCATGAACCAGTTATCCCAATATATTCTGCAAGGCCAGACCAAGTGGAGAAGGCCTTAAGGCATGTATATAATGCAGCAACCAACAAACTGAAGGGAAAAGAGCTAGAGCTTCTTATAGCCATCCTCCCTGATAATAATGGTTCTTTATACG GTGATCTTAAACGAATATGTGAAACTGATTTGGGGTTGATCTCCCAGTGCTGCCTCACAAAGCATGTATTTAAGATCAGCAAACAATACCTTGCAAATGTCTCACTCAAAATAAATGTCAAG CTTTTATCTTTCCAACTTGTGCAGATGGGAGGAAGAAACACTGTGCTATTAGATGCCATAAGTTGGAGAATTCCTTTGGTCAGTGATATACCAACTATCATTTTTGGAGCAGATGTAACACATCCTGAGACTGGAGAAGATTCTAGTCCATCTATTGCTGCT GTTGTTGCCTCTCAGGACTGGCCCGAAGTTACAAAGTATGCTGGACTGGTCTGTGCTCAAGCACATCGACAAGAACTCATTCAGGATCTTTTCAAGACATGGCATGATCCTCAACGGGGTACAGTCACAGGAGGCATGATCAG ggaactactgataTCTTTCCGGAAGGCAACAGGACAAAAGCCATTGAGGATAATCTTCTATAG GGATGGTGTTAGTGAAGGGCAGTTCTATCAAGTCTTGCTATATGAACTAGATGCTATTCGCAAG GCATGCGCATCCTTAGAACCAAATTACCAGCCTCCTGTGACATTTGTGGTGGTGCAAAAACGCCATCATACGAGATTATTTGCAAACAATCACAAAGACAGAAGTAGCACAGACAAGAGTGGAAATATCCTACCCG GAACTGTGGTTGATACTAAGATATGTCATCCTGCTGAGTTTGACTTCTACCTATGCAGTCATGCAGGAATACAG GGTACTAGTCGACCAGCCCACTACCATGTTCTATGGGATGAGAACAATTTTACGGCAGATGAAATGCAGACGCTGACAAACAATCTCTGTTACAC ATATGCTCGGTGCACCCGGTCTGTTTCTATTG TGCCACCTGCATATTATGCTCATCTAGCTGCCTTCCGAGCTCGGTTCTACATGGATCCAGAGGTATCCGAGAATGCATCACGCAGCATGCACCAGACAGATGGATCCTCTGTGAAGCCCCTGCCTGCCCTTAAAGACAAGGTGAAGAGGGTGATGTTCTACTGCTAG